The DNA region CGACCTTTTTTGTCAGTGGGTGGATCGCCGAGACTCGTGCGAATCTGGTTCGCGAGATCGCGCGACGCGGACATGAGATCGCCGCCAGCGGATACGAGCATGCCAGTTTGCGGCAATTGACACGTCGCGAGTTTGTCGACGACGCTGCCCGTGGGCGCGACGCGGTGGAATCTGCAAGCGGCCGTCGCGCGCTCGGCTTTCGAGTCGCCGATCAGTGGATTCGGCCTCGCGACGCTTGGGCGCTCGACTCCTTGGCAGAACTGGGATTCGCCTACGATTCCAGCTTGATGCCGCCGTTGTTCGGGCGAATAGATCCGATTCAGCAGACCATTCACAAGAAGCAGAGCGGCGAGAAGTCGCTGTGGATCGTGCCTGTGGCCACAGCGCCATGGTTGGGTGGACGTTTGCCGATTGGCGGCGGAGGCTATGCGCGACAGTTGCCGCTGCGGTATTTGAAGCGCGCGCTCAGGGCGTGGCGGCAAACGACCGGCGCGCCCTTGGTGACTTATTTTCACGCCTGGGAATTCGACGCGGCGCCGCCTCAGATCGAAGCCGCTTCGCATCTGGCGCGAGCGCGTCACTATCGCAACTTACAGCGAACTCCGGAACTGGTGGCCGAACTCTTGGGCCAGCACCGTACGATTTCGATCGCGGAACATCTGAGACTCGAAACGCGCGAGCCGGCGGAGCCAAGCAGTGAGGAGGGGCGCAATTCGAGTCCGCAACGGGCTGAATTGGCCGTCAACAACGTGCGCAACGCAGGCGCAGCGGCCGAGCCGACGCCGATCACAATCATCGTGCCGTGCTGCAATGAAGAGGCCTCGTTGAGTTACTTAGCCGTGGCGCTGAGCGAGTTGGAGGCCGATCTTGCGCCGCGCTACGAAGCTCAGTTTGTGCTGGTCGACGACGGCAGCCGCGACGCCACCTGGACGCGGATGCTCGATCTGTTTGGCGGTTGGCCAAATGCGCGGCGCCTACGCCATTCCGCAAACCAAGGGGTGAGTGCGGCGATATTGACAGGCATACGCGCTGCGGACACCGAGATAGTGTGCTCGCTTGATTGCGACTGCACCTACGATCCGCGCGGGCTGTGTGAACTTGTGCCGCTTTTAACCGACGATGTGGCGCTGGTGACAGCTTCGCCATATCATCCGGCCGGTGGTGTGCGGAACGTGCCGGGCTGGCGGCTGGGGTTGTCCAAATGCGCGTCTTGGCTTTATCGACGGGCGCTCACGAACAAGCTGCACACTTACACGAGCTGTTTTCGCGTATATCGAAGGAGCGCGGTGCTGGACCTACCGTTGACGGAACCTGGATTCTTGGGCGTGGCAGAGTTGCTGGCGCTGCTGGATCTGGGGGACGCGCGGATCGTAGAGGCGCCGGCCGTGCTGCACAGTCGGCTATTTGGCCAATCGAAGATGAAAACCGCTAGAACCATCACCGCGCACCTGCGTTTGCTTTCTCGAATCTGGCGGCTGCGCATGTCGCGTCGCGCACCTCGCAAGTACACTAATTCTTCTCCGCAAACCTCCTCTACCTCCTCACCCCCCGCTTTGCATCCATGAATCCAAAGACCGCCGAACTCGATGTTGTCCTCAGCCTTCCCTCGGATCAAGACGCCACGGGGCGCACGCTCGGCGAAGAAGAAATTGAACTGGTCGGTCGCGCAATCGCCTCGGGCACGCTGACCAGCACCAAGGGCCCGTACACGAGGCAGTTCGAAGAGCGCTTCGCGGCGCTTGTCGGCGCGCGCCACGCGGTGGCCTGTGCCTCGGGGACCGCGGCAATTCACACCGCCGTGGCGGCGATCGATCCAAATCCCGGCGACGAAATCATCACCACCCCGATCACCGATATGGGGGCGCTGACACCAATCTTGTACCAAGGGGCGGTGCCAGTCTTTGCCGACGTCGACCCTCGCTCCTGCAACGTGACGGCCGAAACGATTCGAGCGCGGCTGAGCGACCGTACTCGGGCGATCGTGGTGACGCACCTTTTCGGCAATCCTTGCGACATGCGGCCCATCATGGCGCTGGCGAAGGAGCGCGGTTTACCCGTGATCGAAGATTGCGCGCAGGCCTTTTTGTCGCAGTGCGATGGTCGCTACGTTGGCGTCCTGGGATCGATCGGCTGTTTTAGCTTGCAGCAAGGCAAGCACATCACAACCGGCGAAGGGGGGCTGGTGGTGACCGACGACGAGCAACTGGCGCGGCGGATGTTTCTGTTCGTGAACAAGGCGTGGGGCTATGGCGACGCGCAGCCCGACCACTACTTTCTGGCGCTCAATTACCGCATCAGCGAACTGCAAGGCGCGGTGGCGCTGGCGCAACTCGACAAGTTGGAGGAAGCGGTCGCCAACCGCATGGCGATGGCGGACCTTTTGACCAGCCGGCTAGTGGGCCTCACCGGTGTGGATACGCCCCAGCCACCAGCGGGCGCCACACACACCTATTGGAAATACTGCCTGACCGTCGACGGCGCGTCGCTGCCAGGGGGCGCCGTGGCGCTGGGCGCGGCGTTGAAGAAGCGCGGCATCGCCTGCGCGCCGCGCTACATTCAGAAGCCGGCGTTTCAGTGCGCAATTTTTAGCGAGCAGCGCACTTTTGGCGAGAGTCGCTATCCGTTTTCGATCGCTCGCGACGAGGCGATCGATTATCGCTCCGAACGATTCGCCGGCACATTCCGAGCGCTCGACTCGGTGCTGGTGCTGCCCTGGAACGAGCGTTACACGGAGGAGCATGTCGAATACATCGCCGCTTCCATTCATTCCGCGGTGGAAGCCATTATTGGCCAGTGAGCGGTGCTGACAGGGAGCACAGTATGAGTTACCGACCCCAATTCGGGCTGATTGGCGCGGGCGCGATCGGCAAGACGTACGTGCAGGCGTTCGCCGCAAGCGAAGAGGCGACGCTAATGGCGGTGGCCGATGTGGAACTCGACTTCGCCGAGGCGGCCGCCGCCGAGGTGAACGGACGAGGATTCTCTTGTTACCGCGCGATGGCGGAGCAGATGGAGTTGGACGCGGTGGTGATCTGCACGCCGCCGGTCACGCATCCGGACATCGCTTGCTATTTTTTGCGGCGCGGGGTTCATGTGCTGTGCGAGAAGCCGCTAAGCATCGATGTGAAGAGCGCGCATCGCATGCGAGCCGTGGCTCGTGAGTCAGGCAGCATGTTAACCATGGCTTCAAAATTTCGCTATGTGCAAGACGTGGTGCGTGCCAAGGAGCTGGTCGAATCGGGCTACGTCGGCGAGGTGGTGTTGTTCGAGAACGCGTTCACGTCGCGCGTCGACATGTCGCGGCGCTGGAATTCACGTCCCGAGGTGAGCGGCGGCGGCGTGTTGATCGACAACGGTACGCATTCGGTCGACATCACTCGCTATTTTCTCGGTCCGTTGACGGACATCACCGTGGTGGAAGGGAAGCGGGTGCAGGGGTTGGCGGTGGAAGACACTGCGCGTATTTTCGTGCGCAATAACAGCGGTGTGCTGGGAAGTATCGACCTGTCTTGGACCATCAACAAAGAGCTTTCCACGTATCTCAACATCTACGGGTCGGAAGGAACGATCTGCGTGGGATGGAAGGAGTCGAAGTGCCGACGACTCGACGACGCCGAATGGACAGTATTCGGCAAGGGCTACGACAAGGTGCAGGCGTTCCGCAGTCAGATCGATAACTTCGCTCGGGCCATCTGCGGCGAGGAGTCGCTAGTCATCACTGCCGACGACGCGGTGGCCTCGGTAGAGGTGATTCACGCGGCGTATCAAGCGCTGAACAGCCCGCAATGGACATTGGTGCTCAATGGCGTGGGCCAGACCGAAGCTGACGAACTGGCTACCTTGGCGGCGGAGCCGGCATGAGTGTTCGAGTGCACCCAACGGCAATTGTCGAACCAGGGGTGGAACTGGGACCAGGCACGGCCATTTGGGACAACGTGCACATTCGCAGTCCGGCCAGGATCGGCCGCGACTGCATCGTGGGC from Pirellulales bacterium includes:
- a CDS encoding DUF3473 domain-containing protein, with the translated sequence MPSISTAPLPQVSPMEHSPLSSERLSMPAPCDATPPHLLTIALEDYFQVGAFRQCIERAHWRRFESRLEAATERLLALLDQHRAHATFFVSGWIAETRANLVREIARRGHEIAASGYEHASLRQLTRREFVDDAARGRDAVESASGRRALGFRVADQWIRPRDAWALDSLAELGFAYDSSLMPPLFGRIDPIQQTIHKKQSGEKSLWIVPVATAPWLGGRLPIGGGGYARQLPLRYLKRALRAWRQTTGAPLVTYFHAWEFDAAPPQIEAASHLARARHYRNLQRTPELVAELLGQHRTISIAEHLRLETREPAEPSSEEGRNSSPQRAELAVNNVRNAGAAAEPTPITIIVPCCNEEASLSYLAVALSELEADLAPRYEAQFVLVDDGSRDATWTRMLDLFGGWPNARRLRHSANQGVSAAILTGIRAADTEIVCSLDCDCTYDPRGLCELVPLLTDDVALVTASPYHPAGGVRNVPGWRLGLSKCASWLYRRALTNKLHTYTSCFRVYRRSAVLDLPLTEPGFLGVAELLALLDLGDARIVEAPAVLHSRLFGQSKMKTARTITAHLRLLSRIWRLRMSRRAPRKYTNSSPQTSSTSSPPALHP
- a CDS encoding DegT/DnrJ/EryC1/StrS family aminotransferase, which encodes MNPKTAELDVVLSLPSDQDATGRTLGEEEIELVGRAIASGTLTSTKGPYTRQFEERFAALVGARHAVACASGTAAIHTAVAAIDPNPGDEIITTPITDMGALTPILYQGAVPVFADVDPRSCNVTAETIRARLSDRTRAIVVTHLFGNPCDMRPIMALAKERGLPVIEDCAQAFLSQCDGRYVGVLGSIGCFSLQQGKHITTGEGGLVVTDDEQLARRMFLFVNKAWGYGDAQPDHYFLALNYRISELQGAVALAQLDKLEEAVANRMAMADLLTSRLVGLTGVDTPQPPAGATHTYWKYCLTVDGASLPGGAVALGAALKKRGIACAPRYIQKPAFQCAIFSEQRTFGESRYPFSIARDEAIDYRSERFAGTFRALDSVLVLPWNERYTEEHVEYIAASIHSAVEAIIGQ
- a CDS encoding Gfo/Idh/MocA family oxidoreductase translates to MSYRPQFGLIGAGAIGKTYVQAFAASEEATLMAVADVELDFAEAAAAEVNGRGFSCYRAMAEQMELDAVVICTPPVTHPDIACYFLRRGVHVLCEKPLSIDVKSAHRMRAVARESGSMLTMASKFRYVQDVVRAKELVESGYVGEVVLFENAFTSRVDMSRRWNSRPEVSGGGVLIDNGTHSVDITRYFLGPLTDITVVEGKRVQGLAVEDTARIFVRNNSGVLGSIDLSWTINKELSTYLNIYGSEGTICVGWKESKCRRLDDAEWTVFGKGYDKVQAFRSQIDNFARAICGEESLVITADDAVASVEVIHAAYQALNSPQWTLVLNGVGQTEADELATLAAEPA